A single genomic interval of Terriglobus albidus harbors:
- a CDS encoding Ig-like domain repeat protein: MVVKIQAFLRWGAVVCTLACTLLSVAMAQQTRRVLPSVTTSLPAGAVVLDAAPASSPLRHISIALQIDDSRQNALSQYLTDLTTKGSTNYHHWLTPQEFAARFGATDAEIGAATTWLEAQGIHVTSANAAHTLLQAASTVAFAQQAFSADLRQTEIDGSLHVMERGELSLPGDAPQSIRAVTGLDDLNGSPLAIAEASVDANSAAVLVVNSLPAGQADWDLLLQQANAQGITVLGNSSGDYAGMTVIVPAALSDAITGTETRPSWQVVEGLPADGRRAVPDFISTGDFSATVNELIARSGGRLGNINATLYQLAAIPGVYTQPTGVTTGTWTALTGLGTVNPEEILKRWPLGTSTSNTSITSSNFAPTHGQTFTLTATVASAIGGATPTGTVTFSSIVTGTLGTVALDSSGKATYSTKQLAGGSYSFKADYSGDGTYAASSSPAPATISIQPESASVSAILNGNASYGSNASIVVSVTGTSGVDNPTGTVSAQGQGTTDTKAYPATLAAAGSGTTKSTATITYPVSEKNTFTVLISCTSGDSNFTCPTPYTLSITPGATRTASVTTLSSSPNPPVTGAATTFTATVTSGSSSVTTVPTGSVDFKDNGTIIGSATLSNGSATFATTLAAGSVHVITAVYSGDTVYNTSTSGSLSTPAGSTSSTVALTSNPSPAVAGKSVTFTATVTSTSSQSVGRVHPQATATPTGTVDFRDNGTSMGSSTVTSGAATYTTTLTAGTAHSITAVYSGNGTYAASTSSAISVQATTGTTATTTSLVASSYAVNGGVNITFTSTVKSSTTSTSTPTGTVTLTSSKDGVIGSGTIGTDGTVNISNSTLTIGQHVITATYSGDSTFAASSSSTITVTISPSTGTLSASISPSPGAYGNTATITVTVAVTTGTANGTVQAVVNGQTYTGTVTSGTGNITITIPPPGKYSVVISCPSVNTFVCTNSPLTLSYTATKGNTTTTVTSSSSSANAGDSVTLTATVANAGNATGTYVYTGTVTFLDGTKTVGTAPLVAGSATATVTLTGAGTHSITAVYSGDTNWNGSTSTAIGVVTAKVASTLVLSASSTTAVNGTNIVFTATASGGSTTLSPPTGTVTFYDTVGSTVVTLGTATLTANGTTQSVASVSSTGLLPGSHSLYAIYAGDTNYKSATSNTLAVTISDFTVTLNPTSLNITQGKSAQVAATVTSSGGFAGTITLGCTPPAAAQMTCAFSPTSLGSSGTSTLTIKTTANTAALERHDIPWHLPAGGTVVAAIMWFMVPPRRRVSLLIAILAVLVTITAGGCASGIVQNGTDSSSGGSANNGTPFGTQLLTITVSGTDGGSPVRHNYSYQVTVQ, translated from the coding sequence ATGGTGGTGAAAATTCAGGCGTTTCTGCGCTGGGGTGCGGTGGTCTGCACGCTGGCATGTACTCTTTTGTCGGTTGCCATGGCACAGCAAACGCGCCGGGTGTTGCCATCCGTCACCACATCGCTGCCTGCAGGAGCAGTCGTTCTGGATGCCGCTCCAGCCTCCTCGCCGTTGCGACACATCTCCATTGCGCTGCAGATAGACGATAGCCGGCAGAACGCGTTGTCACAGTATTTGACGGACCTTACAACCAAGGGTTCCACAAACTACCATCATTGGCTGACTCCGCAAGAGTTTGCCGCTCGTTTCGGCGCGACGGATGCGGAAATAGGTGCGGCGACGACCTGGCTTGAAGCACAAGGAATACACGTCACCTCAGCCAATGCCGCGCATACGCTCTTACAGGCAGCATCGACGGTGGCCTTCGCCCAGCAGGCCTTCAGCGCTGACCTTCGCCAGACCGAGATTGATGGCAGCCTGCATGTGATGGAGCGGGGAGAGCTCTCGCTGCCTGGGGACGCTCCGCAGAGCATCAGGGCGGTAACGGGACTGGACGATCTGAACGGTTCTCCGCTGGCAATCGCGGAAGCGTCAGTCGATGCGAATTCCGCCGCTGTGCTTGTCGTAAACAGTCTTCCCGCAGGGCAGGCAGATTGGGATCTCCTGCTGCAGCAGGCCAATGCTCAAGGCATCACAGTGCTTGGGAACTCTTCAGGTGATTATGCAGGGATGACAGTTATTGTGCCGGCCGCGCTGAGCGATGCCATCACGGGTACGGAAACCAGACCTTCCTGGCAGGTCGTAGAAGGTCTGCCTGCCGATGGGCGTCGTGCTGTTCCGGATTTCATCTCTACGGGAGATTTCAGCGCGACGGTAAATGAGTTGATCGCTCGCAGCGGCGGAAGGCTTGGGAACATCAATGCCACGCTCTACCAACTGGCGGCGATTCCAGGCGTCTATACGCAACCGACTGGTGTCACCACGGGGACGTGGACGGCGCTGACAGGGCTGGGAACCGTTAACCCGGAAGAGATTCTGAAGCGGTGGCCTCTGGGCACATCAACCTCAAATACGTCGATCACCTCCAGCAACTTCGCTCCGACGCATGGGCAGACCTTCACTCTGACTGCAACGGTGGCCTCGGCGATCGGAGGGGCGACTCCGACTGGTACCGTAACCTTCTCCAGCATCGTGACTGGAACGCTGGGAACCGTCGCGCTGGACTCGTCCGGTAAGGCAACGTACAGCACCAAGCAACTCGCCGGCGGCAGCTATAGCTTCAAGGCCGATTACAGTGGCGATGGCACCTATGCGGCGTCCAGTTCTCCTGCTCCGGCAACGATTTCCATTCAACCGGAGTCTGCCAGTGTTTCGGCGATTTTGAACGGAAACGCGAGCTATGGCTCCAATGCCAGCATCGTGGTGTCGGTGACGGGTACTTCGGGAGTGGACAATCCCACGGGAACGGTCAGCGCTCAGGGGCAGGGAACGACCGATACCAAGGCATACCCAGCGACGCTGGCGGCCGCGGGAAGCGGAACAACGAAGTCGACGGCAACAATCACATATCCCGTAAGTGAGAAGAATACTTTTACGGTGCTGATCTCATGCACCAGCGGTGACAGCAACTTTACCTGCCCCACACCCTACACACTTTCGATTACTCCGGGAGCCACCAGAACTGCTAGCGTGACCACGTTGAGTTCGTCGCCGAATCCTCCAGTCACGGGGGCGGCTACGACCTTTACCGCTACAGTTACTTCCGGCAGCAGTTCCGTCACAACCGTCCCGACTGGCTCGGTTGATTTCAAAGACAACGGGACAATCATTGGATCGGCCACGCTGTCGAATGGAAGCGCAACCTTTGCTACGACGCTGGCTGCCGGCAGCGTACACGTCATAACGGCGGTCTATTCCGGGGATACGGTCTATAACACCAGCACCTCCGGATCGCTGTCGACCCCGGCCGGAAGCACCTCCAGCACGGTTGCTCTGACATCGAATCCAAGTCCAGCGGTCGCGGGTAAATCCGTAACCTTTACGGCGACGGTAACCTCCACCAGTAGCCAGAGTGTTGGCCGGGTTCATCCACAAGCAACCGCCACACCTACAGGCACGGTCGACTTCCGCGACAACGGAACGTCGATGGGAAGCAGTACTGTCACGAGTGGTGCTGCGACCTACACCACGACTCTGACTGCAGGCACAGCGCATAGCATTACGGCGGTCTACTCCGGCAATGGAACCTATGCGGCTTCCACGTCTTCTGCGATCAGCGTGCAGGCGACGACAGGAACAACGGCAACAACCACATCGCTTGTGGCCTCCAGCTATGCCGTGAATGGCGGTGTGAACATCACCTTTACGTCGACGGTCAAATCCTCGACGACTTCCACCAGCACGCCGACGGGGACAGTTACACTGACGTCGTCGAAGGATGGAGTGATTGGATCCGGCACGATCGGCACCGATGGAACTGTCAATATTTCGAACTCGACGTTAACGATCGGCCAGCATGTGATCACCGCGACCTACAGCGGCGACTCCACCTTCGCGGCATCGAGCAGCAGCACTATCACTGTCACGATCTCACCTTCTACCGGAACGCTGTCGGCATCGATCTCACCTTCGCCAGGTGCGTATGGGAATACCGCTACTATCACGGTGACCGTGGCGGTTACGACAGGGACTGCCAATGGAACCGTTCAGGCTGTAGTGAACGGGCAGACCTACACCGGAACAGTGACATCGGGAACGGGAAACATCACGATCACGATTCCTCCTCCCGGGAAGTATTCGGTCGTGATCTCCTGTCCGTCGGTTAATACCTTTGTTTGTACGAACTCTCCTCTAACGTTGTCGTATACGGCGACTAAGGGAAATACCACCACGACGGTTACCTCGAGCAGCAGTTCTGCGAATGCCGGCGATTCCGTTACCCTGACAGCCACGGTTGCGAATGCGGGTAATGCGACGGGAACCTACGTCTACACCGGCACCGTAACCTTCCTGGATGGGACGAAGACCGTCGGTACAGCTCCGCTTGTTGCTGGTTCAGCTACAGCAACAGTGACATTGACCGGAGCTGGAACACATTCCATCACCGCGGTGTATTCCGGAGATACGAACTGGAATGGCAGCACTTCAACCGCGATTGGTGTTGTGACGGCCAAGGTGGCCTCCACTCTCGTGCTGTCGGCCAGTAGCACGACGGCTGTAAACGGAACGAATATCGTATTTACGGCGACTGCCAGTGGCGGTTCGACAACGCTGTCTCCACCAACGGGCACCGTAACCTTCTATGACACGGTCGGTTCCACCGTGGTGACCCTGGGGACAGCTACACTGACGGCGAACGGAACCACGCAGTCGGTGGCGAGCGTGTCGAGCACAGGTCTTCTGCCTGGTTCGCACAGCCTTTATGCGATCTATGCCGGTGATACCAACTACAAGAGTGCAACGTCCAACACTCTGGCAGTCACAATCAGCGACTTTACCGTCACCCTTAATCCGACATCCCTGAACATTACGCAGGGCAAGTCGGCGCAGGTTGCTGCAACGGTGACAAGCTCGGGCGGATTCGCCGGGACGATTACGTTGGGCTGCACGCCTCCGGCTGCGGCGCAGATGACATGCGCCTTCTCTCCGACATCGCTTGGCAGCAGCGGCACCAGCACACTCACGATTAAGACGACTGCGAATACTGCCGCTTTGGAGAGGCATGACATTCCATGGCATCTCCCTGCTGGCGGAACTGTGGTTGCGGCGATCATGTGGTTCATGGTGCCGCCGCGCCGCCGCGTCAGCCTGCTGATTGCGATTCTTGCAGTTCTGGTCACGATAACGGCAGGAGGCTGTGCTTCTGGAATCGTGCAGAACGGCACCGATAGTAGCAGTGGCGGATCTGCCAACAACGGCACTCCCTTCGGAACCCAGTTGTTGACGATTACCGTCTCAGGAACTGACGGCGGAAGCCCAGTTCGTCACAACTACAGCTATCAGGTAACCGTGCAGTAG
- a CDS encoding M16 family metallopeptidase, whose protein sequence is MFHRMKAALVAVVLLAGFAPAQDLASFEKRTTVKVLPNGLTLIVCERPEAPVFSFYTLVDAGSANDPDGASGLAHMFEHMAFKGTNEIGTTNYTAEKAALEKVEQAYAAYNLEQRKLVGQDPAKLSQLKAVFDAAAKDAQQYVIPNQFSEIAEKNGAVGLNASTSEDKTDYFWSMPSNRLELWAYLESGRIAEPVLREFYKERDVVQEERRMRIDSAPIGRMVEQFLAAAYTAHPYGRSGVGWESEISQVTATEAENFHKKYYVPANIVVAVVGDVKAADTMPVLEKYFGRIPAGPKPPEMTTVEPKQFAERTVTIREATQPFYLEGYHRPDYRDKDDAVYDAITDLFSNGRTARLYRSLVRDQKIAAAAAGFSGFPGEKYPGLFAVYAVPVPGKTPAQLRDAIHKELDRLKNEDVSDAELAMFKTRARADLLRGLASNQGLAQQLADYQTRYGDWRQLFRQLEAYDKVSKADIRRIANQLFVDSNRTSTTIEFVRPTPAVVSKGGAQ, encoded by the coding sequence ATGTTTCATCGCATGAAGGCTGCGCTTGTGGCCGTTGTTCTTCTGGCGGGCTTCGCCCCGGCGCAGGACCTGGCCAGCTTTGAGAAGCGCACTACGGTCAAAGTGCTTCCCAATGGGCTGACCTTGATCGTCTGTGAGCGTCCCGAGGCCCCGGTTTTCAGCTTCTATACGTTGGTGGATGCTGGTTCGGCCAACGATCCTGACGGCGCGTCTGGCCTGGCGCACATGTTCGAGCACATGGCCTTCAAAGGCACCAACGAAATCGGCACGACCAATTACACCGCCGAAAAAGCCGCTCTCGAAAAGGTTGAGCAGGCGTATGCCGCCTACAACCTGGAACAGCGCAAGCTGGTCGGACAGGACCCCGCCAAACTCTCTCAGCTGAAAGCGGTCTTCGATGCAGCAGCCAAGGACGCACAGCAGTACGTCATTCCGAACCAGTTTTCTGAGATCGCTGAGAAGAATGGCGCCGTCGGCCTGAACGCCTCCACCTCTGAAGACAAGACTGACTACTTCTGGTCGATGCCGTCCAACCGGCTAGAGCTTTGGGCCTATCTCGAAAGTGGCCGGATCGCCGAACCTGTCCTGCGTGAGTTCTACAAGGAACGCGATGTTGTCCAGGAAGAGCGTCGCATGCGCATCGACTCTGCCCCTATTGGACGCATGGTGGAGCAGTTCCTTGCCGCCGCATACACTGCCCATCCCTATGGCCGCAGCGGCGTTGGCTGGGAGAGCGAGATCAGCCAGGTAACGGCTACCGAGGCAGAGAACTTCCATAAGAAGTACTACGTTCCGGCAAACATCGTTGTAGCCGTCGTCGGCGATGTAAAAGCCGCCGACACCATGCCGGTACTGGAAAAGTACTTCGGCCGTATCCCCGCCGGTCCGAAGCCGCCGGAGATGACGACTGTCGAACCGAAGCAGTTTGCAGAGCGCACCGTAACCATTCGCGAGGCCACGCAGCCGTTCTATCTCGAGGGCTATCACCGCCCCGATTACCGCGATAAAGACGATGCGGTATATGACGCCATCACCGACCTGTTCTCCAACGGTCGTACCGCCCGCCTGTATCGTTCGCTGGTACGCGATCAAAAGATCGCCGCTGCGGCCGCAGGGTTCAGCGGTTTCCCGGGTGAGAAATATCCTGGGCTCTTTGCTGTCTATGCGGTTCCGGTGCCGGGAAAAACTCCAGCCCAGCTCCGCGATGCGATTCATAAGGAACTCGATCGTCTGAAGAACGAAGATGTCTCGGACGCTGAACTCGCCATGTTCAAGACCCGTGCCCGTGCCGACCTGCTGCGCGGCCTGGCAAGCAACCAGGGACTGGCGCAACAGCTCGCCGACTACCAGACACGTTACGGTGACTGGCGCCAGCTATTCCGCCAGCTCGAGGCCTACGACAAAGTGAGCAAAGCTGATATCCGCCGTATTGCCAACCAACTCTTCGTGGATTCAAACCGTACCAGCACAACCATCGAATTTGTTCGCCCCACACCTGCAGTGGTTTCCAAGGGAGGTGCACAGTGA
- a CDS encoding M16 family metallopeptidase, translating to MKKNLVCLALASALIVPAFHAQTTEPWTKIPTPPLHEFKPVQPKRIDLKNGVVIFLQEDHELPFIDGTINIRGGSREEPANKAGMLDMYGDVWRTSGTAAMDGDAMDDALEAKAAKIETSADIDSTALTWSSLKTDFDTVFPQTIDLLLHPSFKPEKLELAQQQMATGIARRNDDAGGILAREVGKVVYGAASPYARQPEFSTVLGVTADDLKQWHDKTVVGSNLLVSVIGDFDSATMEKKLRDTFEKLPKGEPFKSLKGDFPGPKPGVYFVNKDDVNQSNISIAGLGTMRNNPDLYALSVMNEIFSGGFGSRLTQSVRTKLGLAYAVGGGYGATYDHPGIFRVQAGTKSASTVAATKAMLEEINRLKSVPPTETELRNAREQLLNSFIFRYDSRAKVLSEQVMLAFYGYPADFLEKYKAGIEKVTAADVSRVAAKYIDTSKLAIVVVGNSGDLGSSLKDLGPVTDVDITIPPPPAGMGN from the coding sequence GTGAAAAAGAATCTTGTCTGCCTCGCCCTTGCCTCTGCTCTGATTGTTCCGGCATTCCATGCACAAACGACCGAACCATGGACGAAGATCCCGACGCCTCCGTTGCATGAGTTCAAACCGGTCCAGCCCAAGCGGATCGACCTGAAGAACGGTGTTGTGATCTTCCTGCAGGAAGACCATGAACTGCCGTTCATCGACGGCACGATCAACATCCGTGGCGGTTCCCGCGAAGAGCCGGCAAACAAAGCCGGCATGCTCGATATGTACGGTGATGTATGGCGTACCAGTGGCACTGCGGCCATGGATGGCGACGCCATGGATGATGCACTGGAAGCTAAAGCTGCCAAGATCGAGACCAGCGCCGACATCGATTCCACGGCACTCACATGGAGCAGCCTGAAGACGGACTTCGATACGGTCTTTCCCCAGACGATAGACCTCCTCCTGCACCCGTCTTTCAAGCCGGAGAAGCTCGAGCTCGCACAACAACAAATGGCTACGGGTATCGCTCGCCGCAACGACGATGCCGGCGGCATTCTTGCCCGCGAAGTCGGCAAGGTTGTCTATGGCGCTGCCAGCCCCTACGCTCGCCAACCTGAGTTCTCCACTGTCCTCGGGGTTACTGCCGACGACCTCAAGCAGTGGCACGATAAAACAGTGGTCGGCAGCAATCTGCTCGTCTCCGTCATCGGTGACTTCGATTCCGCCACGATGGAGAAGAAGCTGCGTGACACCTTCGAGAAGCTTCCTAAGGGAGAACCGTTCAAGTCCCTCAAGGGAGACTTCCCTGGCCCGAAGCCGGGCGTTTACTTCGTCAACAAAGACGACGTAAACCAATCCAACATTTCAATTGCCGGCCTTGGAACCATGCGGAACAACCCGGATCTCTATGCACTGAGCGTCATGAATGAGATCTTCTCCGGGGGGTTCGGATCGCGCCTGACGCAGTCTGTCCGTACAAAGCTGGGGCTGGCCTACGCGGTCGGCGGAGGTTATGGCGCGACCTATGACCATCCGGGTATCTTCCGCGTGCAGGCGGGCACGAAGAGCGCCAGCACGGTTGCCGCAACAAAGGCGATGCTGGAGGAGATCAACCGGCTCAAATCCGTTCCACCGACGGAAACGGAACTGCGCAATGCCAGAGAGCAACTGCTGAACTCGTTTATCTTCCGTTACGACTCGCGTGCGAAGGTACTCAGCGAGCAGGTGATGCTGGCTTTCTATGGGTATCCGGCAGATTTTCTGGAGAAGTACAAGGCAGGCATTGAAAAAGTGACTGCGGCCGATGTCTCACGGGTCGCTGCGAAGTACATCGACACGTCGAAGTTGGCCATCGTTGTGGTTGGCAACAGCGGTGACCTTGGCTCCTCGCTCAAGGATCTGGGACCGGTGACGGATGTAGATATCACCATCCCGCCTCCTCCAGCCGGAATGGGCAACTAG